The Candidatus Bathyarchaeota archaeon genomic interval GGTTTGCCGCCTGCCAACGCCACAGCTTCCGCAGTGGCAACAAAGGTGAAACTTGGTAAGATAACTTCGTCTCCATGTTTTACACCAACAGCCATGATGGCGGCGTGTAGGGCTGCGGTACCAGTGTTAACGGCGATTGCATGCTTAGCGTTTGCCATTTCTGCAAAGCCACGTTCAAACTCGGTAACTGCGGCTCCAGCACCTAATCCGCTGGTTAACATGCCGCTACGCATCACTTTCTCAACTGCTTGAATTTCTTCTTCGCCGATTTTTGGGAGATTAATATATATCACGATTTCTGCCTCGCTTGTTAGAGTAAAGTACGTTTTGCATATTTTAATTTACTCAGACGCAAGAGCTATTCGATTGCCATTTCCTGCGTCGTCTTATAATCCGTAATAACCCTGATGCCGCGTTGCCTAACCTCCTCATCCAAACCCGAATCTCCTGTGTCAGCTCGCAAACTCACAAGCCTATCCAACTTGCTTTTAGTGGCAATTACGGTGATGTTGTCAACGCCGACTTTGCGGATGACTTTTGCGCTGATTTGCTGATTACCCCTGCCAAAAATAAAGCCCTGCCCACCAATAGGAGTCACCACAATACGTGAGGCTTTGCCTTCGAGGGCTTGGAGGGTCTGTTTTTCGTTAACGTCTTTTTGGATGATTTTTTTGTTCCAAAACAAGTCCACGCCCAGCAACGTTTTTTTCTGGTCCAAAAGGTCTGCGACGGTGCGGGTGGTGGTTCCTGGACCCACAATGTAGAGCACGTCGGGCTGCATTTCCTCGATGAGGTAGAGGGCGATGGCGGCTTGGTTTTCCACCTCGTTTATTGTTGTGGGGCTTTCCATTTTGTTGCCTTGAATCAGATGCGGCTCAAAGGGGCTGAGCATGTACCCGTAGAGTTCCGCGGAGAGGTGTCCTTGGCGAAATTCCTGTTCATCTATATCCATGACCTCTGCTTCCCGTAGCGGTAGCCCATACCACAAGTAAGTTATGGCTACTCTTGCCGCCGCTTGGGGACTCACCGCAAATAATGCACTATGCATCTTAACCCCTGTCGGAACACCCAGCACGGGGACTTTGAGTTCCACGATTTTTTGGATGTCGCGGGTGGTTCCGTCGCCGCCACAATAAACCAGCAAGTCTACTCCTGCTTCTATGATGGCTTTGGCGATGGCTTGAGTGTCCTCAGAGGAGGTTTCTGTTTTTGCTTCTCCTACAACTTGGATGTTGAAGCCCAACTTTTTTGCTTTACTCTCTCCCATGTCGCCTGCACCGACAACTAGTTTTAGGTGCTCTTTGGCGGCTGATAGTTCGGTTAAAAATGTTTGAGCGCGTTGTGTAGCGATGGGTTTGGCGCCAAGCTGGATGGCTTGTTGGAGGATGGCTTTGCCGTCTGTGCCTTTAAGTCCGACGGCTCCGCCCATGCCTGCGACTGGGTTTACTATGAAGCCCACGGTTTTTGTTGGGATAGCCTGTGTCATTGGTTGTTAACCTGTGTAGTAATAGGGCATGTGGGGTTAATAAAAAGTAGAAATTGATTTGTTCTAAAGATAATTTTGATAGCTTGAATATGTCACCATTCAACGCGATTCCTCTTTTTTGCGTTAAAAAAATGGGGTATGGTTCATCGGCGGCTTATCCACCAGATGAACCCTATTATTGCGGGTATTGCGACTATGGCCGCTATCCAGATCAGTATCGTTACCATTGAGCCAACTACGTAATCAACGGTGAAGCTTGCAATCGCTGTGTTCCAGTATCCGTCCACGTAGACTTTGATGGCGAACGCGATGAAGAGTAGCGGAGAGATTGCGCCTCCAGCTCGGGAACCCTTTTTTGAGCCTTTGCCGCCGAGGTTGTATTGGGTTTTTTCTGCTTCGGGGAGCCGTTTCCACCATTGCCAGCCGATGACTGCGCCGATGCCTGCCGGGATGCCGATTAGTACCAGTTCCCAGAAGATGGCGTGGAGAATGAACAACACCAGATTATTCATTGACCACAGGTTCAGGGTAGCTGGAACCAAATCTACTGTTTGTGCGTTACCCGTAAACCATACGAAGACGTATACTGCGCCTGCAACCGCCAAAACTGCAGCGGCAGTAAACGCCGTGAATGCAGCTTTGTGGTTTTTTATGAATCGTCTCCAGTCTGATTCGTTTGGTGTTTGGGGTTGTTGGGTCATGCTTTGTCCCTCTGCTGTTTATGCTTTTGAGGTTTGTGTAGGCTGGAAGGGCTGTGCTGGTTGTTGGGGTGGAGTGTAGCCGTAGGGTTGGGCAGTGTATTGTGGGGTTGATTGGTTCTTCATGCTGAAGAAGCCTATGGCGGCGAATATCCAGGCGATGAAGATTAGCACTAAGCCGACGAGGATTATGGTTAGTATGGAGCCGACCCAGAGTAGGGTGCCTGCGGTTGCAAATGTTTGGTCGCCTGATTTTTCTGCGAGGATGTTGAAGGTTGTTTTTAGGTGTGTTGCGGCAAGCACGTAGAAGACAAATGCGGTAACGAGGCCTGCGATTAATGCGATTAAGCCGACGCCAAAGCCTGCGGTGAATGCGAATGAGCCTGTTAAGCCAAAGCCTATTGCTGATGCGAAGCCGATGACCATTGCTGTTACTGCTACGGTTGCTGCGACTAAAGCAACGATGTAGTATTTGATGCCCGTCCAAGAGTTCTGGTAGATGCGTTCATCTTGATATTGTGCTGAGAACTCCTTCATGCTTTTGAGGAGCAGCACGATGCCAATTATACCTAGGACCCATCCAACATATGGGATTATGCTGAGCAGAAGCAGTATTGATGCTTCGCCAGCTAGTTTTTTGTTATTTTCAAAGTTCATGTTCATTTTTTTTAGCCTCCGAATTCTGGATTTGCCTATGTCTGGTTCGCGATATAGCCCTAACATTTAGAAGATAATTGGTTGGGGAGTACTGGGGTTTAGAATTTGGGGCTCTAAGGGTTAGAGTTCACTCTTTGCGGGCCTAAAAAACCGTGATTCGATTCGTTTGAACAGAATTTGGGGTTAAACTGGATTAGGGTCAGAAAACAAAAAGGAAAAATAGAAAGAGACGCAGTTTGCGTCTAACTATTTTTTTAGCCGATGTATTGTTTGGAGACTTCGCTTAGCCATGGGTAGAGTTTGCGGAGTTTCTCCATGGATTCGGCGACTTTTTCGGCTGGATACTCGTAGGGTTGAAGGTGTCCATTGAAGTATTCATCGTAGGCGGACATGTCAAAGAATCCGTGACCCGTCAAGGCGAACAACAAAGTTTTTTGTGTGTTGGTTTTTGCGCATGCTCGGGCTTCGTCGCAGACTGCTTTGATGGCGTGGGTGGATTCTGGTGAGGGGATGATGCCTTCGCTTCGGATGAAGATTTTTGCTGCGTCAAACGCCTCAACTTGGTTGACGGCTAGGGTGCTGATTTGTTTTTCTTTGGCTAGCACGCTGATGGTTGGGGCGATGCCGTGGTATCGGAGTCCTCCCGCGTGGATTGGGGCTGGCATGAAGTCGTGACCAAGGGTGTGCATGGGGACAAGTGGAGTTAGTTTGGCGGTGTCGCCGTGGTCATAGGTGTAGTAGCCGCGTGTGACCTTGGGGCATGCTGTTGGTTCAACTGCGATGAATTTGGTTTCTTTAGGTGCCTTCTTGGAGGTTTTGTCGTAGTAGAATGGCCAGAACAGACCTGAGAAGCTGCTGCCTCCACCGATGCAGCCGTAAATCGCGTCAGGGTAGTCCTCTACCATTGCCAACTGCTTTTGGGCTTCTAGGCCAGCGACGGTTTGGTGCATGCAGACGTGGTTGAAGACGCTGCCGATGGTATAGTTGGCTTTCTTGCTGGTCTTCTCGCTTTCTAATGAGTCCTCGACGGCTTCGCTGATGGCTATGCCGAGGCTGCCTCTGCTGTCGGGGTCTTCGGCGAGGATTTTTCTGCCTGCCGCGGTTCTGTTGCTTGGGCTGGCGACGCATTCGGCGCCGAAAGCATTCATCATGGCTTTGCGGTAGGGCTTCTGGTCGAAGCTTGCGCGGACCATGTAGACTGTGGCTTCTAAGCCGAATTTGTTAGCTGCAAAGCTGAGTGCGCTACCCCATTGTCCTGCGCCTGTTTCGGTTGTGACGCGGGTGATGCCTTCTTTCATGTTGTAATAGGCTTGGGGTACGGCGCTGTTGGTTTTGTGGCTTCCCGAGGGGGAGACACCTTCGTACTTGTAGTAAATTTTAGCTGGTGTCTTGAGCGCTTTCTCGAGGCTGAAGGCGCGGAAGAGGGGGCTGGGTCTCCAGATGCGGTAGACTTCTCGGACGTCTTCTGGGATGTCTATCCAGCGGTCTTGGCTGATTTCTTGTCCGATGATTGCTTTGGGGAAAATTCTAGGGACGATGCCGACGCCTGGTTTTCCGGTTTCCGCTTCTATGAAGGGCGGAAGGGGATGGGGCAGGTCGGGCACGATGTTGTACCATTGTTTTGGTATGTCTTCTTCTTTGAGTAGGATTTTTTTGTCTGGCAAGATTCTTCGCCTTTGGGTAGAGAACTGTTCTTTGAGGATTTATTTAAGGCTTTTGTGAACATAAACGTACATGACTGTATAGGTTTTGGACAACACATTTATACCCAAACAAACAACCATACCAGCGACCACCACATGTGGAACAAAATCAAAACCCAACTCGACGACTACCCCGAACGCCTAAAAGTCGCACGCGTACTCATAGAAAACGGCTTATCCGCCCAAGACGACAAAATCTACCTCAACCAAATCGAAATCCCCCCCATCCGCATCGCACGCGTCGCAGGCGTCGACCGACGAACCGTCAACGAAACCCTCACAACAATCCACGACAACCCCGAACTTCGCATGATATTTGAAGAAATCCGCCCCGCAGGCCACAGCCTAAAAGAAATCGCCAAACACCTAAACCTCGGCGTGCTTGAAATCACCCCCACCAGCGCTGGCACACGAGGCATACTTGCCAACACAGCCATGGCTCTTAGCAAAGCCGGACTGGGTATTCGGCAAGCCATTGTAGATGACCCTGAACTCTCACCTGAACCAAAACTTACACTCATTGTGGAGAAAAAAATCCCCGGCGAACTCATTCCTGAGTTGCTAAAGATTCCGGGCGTTGCAAAAGTATCTGTCTACTGACAAAAGCCGAGGCACCCCTACGGATAGGGGAGTTATGCTTGGTCTGGTCAGACCTTATACCTCTTTGGGTTTGATTGCCTTCTGCAGCACTTCAACCAATTTATCGATTGAGGGTAACCCCCCATAGAGCGCCAACTCCTCATTGACAAATAGAGCCGGCAGTGCATCCATCCCGTATCTGTCAAAGAGGGGTCTGAGTTTGCTCATGTCACCGATTTTTTTACCATAATATGCTTCGGTTGCAGTCACAACCTCAATCTCCGCATGAGTGTTTACGGTGCCAAGGGCTTGTTTGACTCTTTTTGTATATTGCTCATCCATCGGTTTGAGTGCTGGGTTACAGCAGGAGGCTGTAAGAATCGTGACTTTCAGATTACTGTCCATAGAGTTGCTTCCCTACCTTTCTGAGGCTTTCGATGCCATAGATGTCGGTTTCAAAGAGGGGAACCTCTCTTCTTAGGAGCCCTTCAAATCGGGTTTCTATTTCTTTAAAGTATTTTTCTTGTGTAGCTCGCCTTTTCTCCAGAAACCAGTTGCCATTAAGAACGTTGGTTGGGATAACTTCGTTAACAATCAATGAGGCGACGTTTATGCCAAACTTGGATAGGTCCTCGACGGCACGAGCGGTCTCCTCAATTGGCAACTTTTCAGGCAGTAGTACGAGGTTGAAGGCGGAGGTTGTTTCGTCTGAGAGGCTTTTTACGGCTTGGTCATAGCGGTTCTTCTCCTGTTTTAGCCCTTCTATTGTGTTTTCGTCTACGCCGCCTAAGGCTTCGGAGAGTTCTTTTCGATTTTTGATTTGGTTAGTCATGTAGCTTGACCAGTCAAAGGGCATTGATAGTTCTCTTAGGGTGTGTCCTGTGGGGGCGGTGTCGAATACGACGTGGTCGTAGTTTTTGTCGCCTAAGTAGGTGACGAACTGGTCGAAGGCTGCCGTTTCTTCTGCGCATGGGGTGCTGATGGCGTCTTTTCCGAGGATTTGGTCAAAATTCTGCATCATGCCTTGGAGGCGGTTTTGGAAGACGCCTGTAGCTTTTTTGGGGTTGATGTTTAAGCCGCAGAGATTTTCGATTTTGTCTATTTTTGTGGTTTCGGTTTCTCCGATTTTTTGTTCGTAGGTTGCGGAGAGGCTGACTGTGGGGTCGGTTGCTACGATTAGTGTGTTGTATCCTTGGTCGGCTAGCCATGTGGCTGTTGCGGCTGCCATGGTTGTTTTTCCGACGCCGCCTTTGCCGCCGAAGAATAGGAATTTTCTTTTTTCTATGATTTTTTTGATGTTGGATTCATTCATTGTTGGTATCTCCAATATCGGATTTACCGATAATGTTATAAGATTTCGTGTTGGTATCCGATACTGGAGAACCCCAAATGCAGCCACCCCAACCCAACATTTCAGGCAATCTACAAGCTAAAATAATGATGCTCCTAAGAGAAGAAGAGCTATGCGGAATCGATATAATGAAACGCCTGCGATTAAAAAGCCCCGGCACAATCTACCCCGTATTAGAAAACCTGCGAACAAAAGGGTTAATTGACTACAAAACCGAAACAAACGGTGCAACACGTAAAAAGATCTATTTCCTCACCGAAACTGGCACAAAAAAGATGCATGACCACCTTACCAGTTCTATGAAATTTTGCTGTGACACATCCAACTATGTTAACAAGATTTTAGGAAACATACAGGGTCTAATAGAAATTAATCGTCACGAAAAAGTGCTCTCCACATTAGACCATAATGAGCTCAAACGTTTTCTGAAGGGTGCCGATATAACGTATTCAAGTGACCTAAAAGTTCCAGCTGATACGTTTGATACTGCGCTGAGCTTTATAGGCGTAGGTTGCTTAATTGGAAATACCGACTCCGATATTACTGACTGCTTAAGGAAGCTCCATGCAAGTTTGAAGAAAGGCGGGCATCTTTTAGCTATCGAAACAGAAAAAACCGATAACATGTTTAGCCAAATCCTCTTTGAAGACGTTTTCGGGTTAAATAAGCCGCCGGGGCTGTGTCGGGATGAATTGAAACAAATTTTGGAGAAGACAGGGTTTAGGGATATTGTAGTTACCGCCAAGATGGGTTTGCTATATGCAACTGCCCAAAAATAATTGATTATAGCGAAAAAAGATGCGGCAAACTCATGCCCGAATTGTTAAAGTTTCCCCGAGTAGCTAAAGTCTAATATATTAACCCACTTTTTTTAGAGTCTCCAAATTCTTACCCATAATTTATTAAACAAAAAGAGTTACTAGCAGCACATCGCTAACTTCATAGCCCCGTGAAAAGGTGAAAAGCTTGAAATATTGTCCTAATTGCGGTACCCCTCTTGTAGAACCAAACCCAAAATTTTGCTCTGAATGTGGCGGGAAATTGAATGTGGAGCAAATTTCAAGCAAGGTTGTTACCTTACCTATGCCCTCTATGTCTGAAGAAGACATTGGGCCTGTTAAGTTAAACACTTACAACCTTGGAGTTGCTTTAGAAAATACAACTGCATCCATTTTGGAGAAAATGGGTTACTCAGTAGAAAAAAGAAAACGTCTACCCACAAAAAGTGGTGCAACAGCTGAAATTGACCTTTTGCTGACTAGAGGTAATAGGCGTAGACTTGTTGAGTGTAAAAATTATGACCCCTCACGGAGTGTGCCCGTATCTGACATGAGAATATTCAAAGATAAGGTGACGGACACGGCATTCTTTCAGGTTTATTTGTAACTAATACGGTTTTCTCAGAAGACGCGGTAAAATGTGCTGATTCAGTCGGAATCGAGCTCTGGGACGGCGATGAACATAAGGAAAAGTTTTACGCCTATTCGATTGGTCGAATTAGAAATCCCAGCTTGATCAATGAACCGATTTTGCCTATTAATCTGGATTTTTCGGCTGCATCAGCCCTTAATCTCAAAAATAGCAATGTCGTACGCTTATTTTCTTCCGTTTTGCTCTTTCATCCTTACATAATGGTAAAGTTCAGGCTCCAAGCTAAACGCGCGGACCCAACTGGGAAAGTACATACCTTTTCGGATAATGGTGTCTATTACGTGGATGCTCTCGATGGAGATATCATAAACTTGGAAAAAAATGTGGTAGACAATGTTTTAGGGTTACTAAAAAGTAAAGAAGAAAAAGTTAGGTCAAAAGAGGATAAGTTAGTCTCTGAAGATTTGGATAATATTCTTCCTGTTTCCAAGCCTGTCCTGTTAAACTCTGATTATAACGTTTCCCCTGCTGAACCCGAAATCACAGAAGAAGACGCTACAAAGATTGTTAAATACCATTTAATTGAAAAAAACAAGCAAGAAGTGTCTTATCAAGTTAAGAAACGAGGCGAAATTGAGACTCATTACTTTTCTTTCGTACCCCGATTGAAGGAAATAAGCATTAGAGGGGTAAGAATGGTGTATGTTCCAAAATGGAATCTTGAGTATGAATCTGGTGACTATAGCTTCTCAAGGAGGTTGTTGGCCTCTTCTGGTCAAATAATAGAAGATGATTTAACCAAATGCCGTAAGTGTACGCTATTACGGAAGGATAGCGTTGCGGTTTGTGAAAAGTGTGGAATTCCACTTTGCGAGAAGCACTTCTATCAAGAAAGCGGTTTGCTATGTGAGGACCATATCTCAGAAACACTCCGGCAAGAAATCAAAGGCAATAGTATGCTTTCAACTTTAAAACGGAAGTTCTTCTGACACTTTTTCCCTTTTTGTACTTTATATACGGGGGTAGATTTCTGAGGTCTCCTATCGGGGCTTCAAAGCCAACAAGTAGCCGCTAAAAAAGCTGTGGGTTTATGTTAAAGTGGCTTGTTAGTTGCTTTTGTCTTTGTATTGTTGCTAGAAAAACTTATATTGTTAGGGGTCTCATTGTGTTGTTCGCATTAATGGAGGATATCTTGATTTGTCAGCAGCATCATCACAAGCAGGCGGTATTCCTATAATGGTCCTTAGGGAAGGTTCGAATAGGAGCCGTGGCAGAGAAGCCCAGCATAGTAACATTATGGCTGCTAAAGTTGTCGCGGAAAGCGTCCGAAGCGCGTTAGGTCCACGCGGTATGGATAAGATGTTGGTGGACAACTTCGGAGACGTCACAGTCACAAGCGACGGCCGCACCATCCTTGACGAAATGGATGTACAGCACCCCGCCGCGAAAATGCTCGTCGAAGTCTCCAAAACCCAAGACAAAGAAGCAGGCGACGGCACCACCTCCGTGGTCATCATCGCTGGCGAACTCCTCAGCCGCGCAGAAGAACTCATAGACAAAAACATTCACCCAACCATAATCATCGACGGCTACCTCAAAGCAGCCGACAAAGCGCTTGAGGTGCTTGACAAAATCGCCCTACCCGTTGATTTAAAATCAGGCGAACTCCTCAAAAAGGCAGCTGCAACTTCGATGGGCAGCAAACTTGTAGCCGAACACAAAGATTACCTTGCAGAGTTGGCAGTTAAAGCCATGCAAGCAGTCGCCGACAAACAACCCGACGGCAGCATCCACGCCGACGTCGATGACGTAAAAGTCGAAAAGAAAACTGGCGAATCCCTCCGCGATACCACACTAATCAACGGCATTGTGCTTGACAAAGAAATCGTCCACTCTGGTATGCCTAAACGCGTCGAAAACGCCAAAATTGCCTTACTTGATACATCGTTAGAAAATGAGAAGCCCGAGATGGATGCCAAACTAAACATCGAAACCCCCGAGCAGATCGAATCCTTCCTTAAACAAGAAGAAATCATGCTAAGAGCTTTAGTTGACAAAATCGTTGCCTCCGGCGCAAACGTGGTTATCTGCCAAAAAGGCATTGATGACATGGTTCAGCATTTCTTGGCGCGCAAAGGCATTATAGCTGTGCGACGTGCCAAAAAATCTGACATGGAAAAACTTTCCCGCGCGACTGGCGGCAAAATTATCAGCAGTCTCGACGCTTTAGCCGCAGCTGATTTAGGTTGTGCAGCTTTGGTTGAGGAGCGTCGTACGGGTGATGATAAGATGACTTATGTTGAGGGATGCAAAAACCCCCGTTCCGTAACGTTGCTTATTCGAGGCGGCACTCAGCGCATGATTGCTGAGGCTGAACGCAGTATCCACGACGCACTCTGTGTCGTCAAAGACCTGCTTGAAGAACCTCGAGTGGTGGCTGGCGGAAGCGCACCTGAAACCGAAATCGCATCGGTTCTGCGCAAATATGCTCAAACCCTTGCGGGTCGGGAGCAGTTGGCAGTGCAGGTTTACGCGGACTCGCTGGAATCCATCGCGACGACTTTGGCGGAGAATGCGGGGTTGGATCCTGTGGATATTTTATCTCAGTTACGTGCGGCGCATGAGGCTGGTCAGGTTTGGGCTGGCATCAACATTGCCGAGGGCAAAGTCGTTGATATCACCAAGCTGGAGGTTTATGAGCCGCTCGCAGTCAAAAAGCAAATAATCAAATCCGCAACGGATGCAGCAACTATGATTCTAAAAATCGACGATGTGATTTCGTCGGCTAAGATGAAGTCTCCTCCTATGCCACCTGGAGGAGGTATGCCTGGCGGCGGTATGGGCATGGGCGGTATGGGTGGATATCCAGGCATGGAGTAAAATTATGTCACAAAAAATTAGTGTAGGACCCCCAAAAATTACTCGCTTCGAGAAAGCCCGCATCGTAGGCGCACGGGCATTGCAAATCTCGATGGGAGCACCAATCCTCGTAGACGCAGAAGAAAACACCAACCCAATCGACATCGCACTGTCCGAATTGGACGCAGGCATCTTGCCCATCACCATCCGACGAACACTGCCCGACGGCACATTCCAAGACATTCCCCTCAAATGGCTCGCCTAAAAGCCAACTCTTTCCTTTTCTAACCTATTTCTACTCAACAGCTTGT includes:
- a CDS encoding DNA-directed RNA polymerase subunit K, which translates into the protein MSQKISVGPPKITRFEKARIVGARALQISMGAPILVDAEENTNPIDIALSELDAGILPITIRRTLPDGTFQDIPLKWLA
- the thsB gene encoding thermosome subunit beta; this translates as MSAASSQAGGIPIMVLREGSNRSRGREAQHSNIMAAKVVAESVRSALGPRGMDKMLVDNFGDVTVTSDGRTILDEMDVQHPAAKMLVEVSKTQDKEAGDGTTSVVIIAGELLSRAEELIDKNIHPTIIIDGYLKAADKALEVLDKIALPVDLKSGELLKKAAATSMGSKLVAEHKDYLAELAVKAMQAVADKQPDGSIHADVDDVKVEKKTGESLRDTTLINGIVLDKEIVHSGMPKRVENAKIALLDTSLENEKPEMDAKLNIETPEQIESFLKQEEIMLRALVDKIVASGANVVICQKGIDDMVQHFLARKGIIAVRRAKKSDMEKLSRATGGKIISSLDALAAADLGCAALVEERRTGDDKMTYVEGCKNPRSVTLLIRGGTQRMIAEAERSIHDALCVVKDLLEEPRVVAGGSAPETEIASVLRKYAQTLAGREQLAVQVYADSLESIATTLAENAGLDPVDILSQLRAAHEAGQVWAGINIAEGKVVDITKLEVYEPLAVKKQIIKSATDAATMILKIDDVISSAKMKSPPMPPGGGMPGGGMGMGGMGGYPGME
- a CDS encoding DUF996 domain-containing protein, producing the protein MNFENNKKLAGEASILLLLSIIPYVGWVLGIIGIVLLLKSMKEFSAQYQDERIYQNSWTGIKYYIVALVAATVAVTAMVIGFASAIGFGLTGSFAFTAGFGVGLIALIAGLVTAFVFYVLAATHLKTTFNILAEKSGDQTFATAGTLLWVGSILTIILVGLVLIFIAWIFAAIGFFSMKNQSTPQYTAQPYGYTPPQQPAQPFQPTQTSKA
- a CDS encoding amino acid-binding protein codes for the protein MWNKIKTQLDDYPERLKVARVLIENGLSAQDDKIYLNQIEIPPIRIARVAGVDRRTVNETLTTIHDNPELRMIFEEIRPAGHSLKEIAKHLNLGVLEITPTSAGTRGILANTAMALSKAGLGIRQAIVDDPELSPEPKLTLIVEKKIPGELIPELLKIPGVAKVSVY
- a CDS encoding TrpB-like pyridoxal phosphate-dependent enzyme gives rise to the protein MPDKKILLKEEDIPKQWYNIVPDLPHPLPPFIEAETGKPGVGIVPRIFPKAIIGQEISQDRWIDIPEDVREVYRIWRPSPLFRAFSLEKALKTPAKIYYKYEGVSPSGSHKTNSAVPQAYYNMKEGITRVTTETGAGQWGSALSFAANKFGLEATVYMVRASFDQKPYRKAMMNAFGAECVASPSNRTAAGRKILAEDPDSRGSLGIAISEAVEDSLESEKTSKKANYTIGSVFNHVCMHQTVAGLEAQKQLAMVEDYPDAIYGCIGGGSSFSGLFWPFYYDKTSKKAPKETKFIAVEPTACPKVTRGYYTYDHGDTAKLTPLVPMHTLGHDFMPAPIHAGGLRYHGIAPTISVLAKEKQISTLAVNQVEAFDAAKIFIRSEGIIPSPESTHAIKAVCDEARACAKTNTQKTLLFALTGHGFFDMSAYDEYFNGHLQPYEYPAEKVAESMEKLRKLYPWLSEVSKQYIG
- a CDS encoding ATP-NAD kinase family protein, with the translated sequence MTQAIPTKTVGFIVNPVAGMGGAVGLKGTDGKAILQQAIQLGAKPIATQRAQTFLTELSAAKEHLKLVVGAGDMGESKAKKLGFNIQVVGEAKTETSSEDTQAIAKAIIEAGVDLLVYCGGDGTTRDIQKIVELKVPVLGVPTGVKMHSALFAVSPQAAARVAITYLWYGLPLREAEVMDIDEQEFRQGHLSAELYGYMLSPFEPHLIQGNKMESPTTINEVENQAAIALYLIEEMQPDVLYIVGPGTTTRTVADLLDQKKTLLGVDLFWNKKIIQKDVNEKQTLQALEGKASRIVVTPIGGQGFIFGRGNQQISAKVIRKVGVDNITVIATKSKLDRLVSLRADTGDSGLDEEVRQRGIRVITDYKTTQEMAIE
- a CDS encoding thioredoxin family protein → MDSNLKVTILTASCCNPALKPMDEQYTKRVKQALGTVNTHAEIEVVTATEAYYGKKIGDMSKLRPLFDRYGMDALPALFVNEELALYGGLPSIDKLVEVLQKAIKPKEV
- a CDS encoding PadR family transcriptional regulator, whose amino-acid sequence is MQPPQPNISGNLQAKIMMLLREEELCGIDIMKRLRLKSPGTIYPVLENLRTKGLIDYKTETNGATRKKIYFLTETGTKKMHDHLTSSMKFCCDTSNYVNKILGNIQGLIEINRHEKVLSTLDHNELKRFLKGADITYSSDLKVPADTFDTALSFIGVGCLIGNTDSDITDCLRKLHASLKKGGHLLAIETEKTDNMFSQILFEDVFGLNKPPGLCRDELKQILEKTGFRDIVVTAKMGLLYATAQK
- a CDS encoding zinc ribbon domain-containing protein; amino-acid sequence: MKYCPNCGTPLVEPNPKFCSECGGKLNVEQISSKVVTLPMPSMSEEDIGPVKLNTYNLGVALENTTASILEKMGYSVEKRKRLPTKSGATAEIDLLLTRGNRRRLVECKNYDPSRSVPVSDMRIFKDKVTDTAFFQVYL
- a CDS encoding arsenical pump-driving ATPase GET3 — encoded protein: MNESNIKKIIEKRKFLFFGGKGGVGKTTMAAATATWLADQGYNTLIVATDPTVSLSATYEQKIGETETTKIDKIENLCGLNINPKKATGVFQNRLQGMMQNFDQILGKDAISTPCAEETAAFDQFVTYLGDKNYDHVVFDTAPTGHTLRELSMPFDWSSYMTNQIKNRKELSEALGGVDENTIEGLKQEKNRYDQAVKSLSDETTSAFNLVLLPEKLPIEETARAVEDLSKFGINVASLIVNEVIPTNVLNGNWFLEKRRATQEKYFKEIETRFEGLLRREVPLFETDIYGIESLRKVGKQLYGQ